Below is a window of Acidimicrobiales bacterium DNA.
TCCCCACCCGCTCGTCGAAGTTCAGGTTGAAGCTCGGGCTCCCGTTGGCCTTGATCCCGCCCAGGATGATCGATCCCGTCCAGTTGAGCGAGCTCGAGGTGCCGTCCATCGTGAGGATCATCCCCGGGGCCCAGAGTTCCGCATCGGCGAAGCCGCCACCCAGGTTGGCGTCACCACTGCCCCAGGCGTAGATCTTCAGGTCGGTCGGGTCGCCGACGAGGCCCCCCTTGCAGATCCCCGACCCCGATCCGATCGTCTCGCACTGGTTGACCGTCGCCGCGCTGAGATCGATGTTGGGGGACGTCGTGGACCCGACGGGCGGGAACACGAAGATCTGCACCTGACCGTTGTTCTGCTGGGGACTCTGGGCATAGTCCACGTTGACGGTGCCGGTCATGGTGAGCCCACCCCGGCAGGAGTAGATCCCGGGCTCCAGGGTGGCCGGGCCCGTGACCGTGTAACCCGTCGCATCCGTTCCCGTGACCTGCGAGCTCATAGCGGTGCACGCCTGGGTCGGCCCCGGGGGTGACGCGGTCGTGAGCGCCGGCATGCACGGGGTCGGGGGCTCGCCGTAGGGGTTCAGTGGCGCGGGGCAGGTCTGGGAGGGTTGCTGGGGCGCGTAGATGGGACCGAGGTTCTGGACCGGCGTGCACTTCGAGATCGAGCCTCCGTAGTTGACGTACGTGGCGTTGGGATCGGTGGGGCCGTTGCACGTCAGCGTGCCTCCGGGCCCGACGGCGATGGCGGCGGTGGCGCCCGGGACCGGGTTCCCGTAGGCGTCGGTGACCTGCAGGTCCGTGGTGGAGTTCCCGTCGAACGTGACGAACGCCCCTCCGTAGACGGCATTGGTGATGACGGGGCTGTTCTTGATCGTGACCTGGACCGCGTAGGAGACACCGCGCGACGTCCCTTTGGACAGGACCGTGTACGAGTTGCTCGCCGAGCTGTACCGGGCGGTGTAGACGGTCCCGGGTGCGCCGGGGATACCGCTCAGGGTGCAGGCGCCACCGCTGTTGGGCTCGTTGCAGAACGAGGCGGGTGACGCACCCTCCTGGTCGATCTGGAACAAGGCGTCGGCCACCCCGGACTGCGCCAATGCGCGGGCCTGGGCCATCTTGGTCTCGAGGTTGGCGTTGTCGAAGTCGCCGAGCACACGGGTGATCATCGCCGAGCTCAACAGCACCACGACGAAGATGATGGACATGACGACGGCGAGCGAACCGGCCTCGCGGTCTCGGCGGGCCGGGGGACGACGGAGCGGTGGCACGTTCATCAGCATCGGCTCACCCCCGGTGCCTGGTTCATGACGTGAACGGTGGTGGTGGACCCGTACGGCGCCGAGTTGACGTTGGCGACCGACAAGGTCACCTGCACGGCCGTCGTGGCGGCGCTGATGCTCGGAGCGGTCGCCTGGGCCTGGGTGACGAGGTTGATCGAGCAGTGGTCGTAGTAGCCGAACAGGGGGATCCCGCCGCTGGCCGGGTCGCCGTTGGTGACGTCGGTCAACTGCACGGTGGCGGTGCCGGAACCGATCTGGCGAGTGAGTTGCCTCGTCGCGTAGCTGTACTGCCAGGTGATGACCTGGTTGGACGGCTGGATCGTCAGCTGGAGCTCGTCGTTGTAGGCGGCCACGCTCCCGAG
It encodes the following:
- a CDS encoding type II secretion system protein; the encoded protein is MLKTLGSRPQRRRAPSCTEQGFTLVELMVAMTISIILLTLTVTMVTVFSKAEASTVNSANSAANVRLVLLQLQSDIQSANPVGTLGSVAAYNDELQLTIQPSNQVITWQYSYATRQLTRQIGSGTATVQLTDVTNGDPASGGIPLFGYYDHCSINLVTQAQATAPSISAATTAVQVTLSVANVNSAPYGSTTTVHVMNQAPGVSRC